One Mus caroli unplaced genomic scaffold, CAROLI_EIJ_v1.1 scaffold_18488_1, whole genome shotgun sequence genomic window carries:
- the LOC110287914 gene encoding olfactory receptor 495-like, producing MAFIEDGNHTVVTEFILLGLTDDPVLRVILFTIILCIYLVTVFGNLSTIFLIRVSSQLHHPMYFFLSHLASVDIGISSSVTPNMLVNFLVKPNTISYIGCSIQFTSAVFLATVECFLLAAMAYDRFVAICNPLLYSTKMSREACIQLVIGSYIQGFLSASFFTLSFFSLFFCGPNRINHFYCDLAPLVELSCSDVTVAVVITSVSSGFISMTTVFVIAISYSCIFITIMKMHSTESRYKAFSTCTSHLTAVTLFYGTITFIYVMPKSNYSTDQNKVLSVFYMVVIPMLNPLIYSLRNNEIKGALKRYLGNKIFFYDNLFCTTHYNDNHPV from the coding sequence ATGGCTTTCATAGAGGATGGGAACCATACTGTAGTGACAGAGTTCATTTTATTGGGATTAACAGATGACCCAGTCCTTAGAGTCATCCTCTTCACCATCATCCTGTGCATCTACCTGGTGACTGTGTTTGGCAACCTCAGCACCATCTTTCTCATCAGAGtctcttcccagctccatcacccgatgtacttttttctcagccacttggctTCTGTTGACATAGGCATTTCATCTTCTGTCACACCCAATATGCTTGTTAACTTCCTAGTGAAACCAAATACTATTTCCTACATTGGATGTTCTATACAGTTTACCTCAGCTGTTTTCCTTGCGACAGTTGAATGCTTCCTTCTGGCTGCCATGGCTTATGATCGCTTTGTAGCAATTTGCAACCCACTGCTTTATTCCACCAAAATGTCCAGAGAAGCCTGTATCCAATTGGTTATAGGATCTTATATACAAGGTTTTCTTAGTGCTTCCTTtttcactctttccttcttttccttgttcttcTGTGGACCAAATAGAATCAATCACTTTTACTGTGATTTGGCTCCTTTGGTGGAACTCTCCTGTTCTGATGtcactgttgctgttgttattaccTCAGTTTCTTCTGGCTTTATCTCCATGACAACAGTGTTTGTTATAGCCATCTCCTATTCCTGTATTTTCATCACTATAATGAAGATGCACTCCACAGAAAGTCGATACAAGGCCTTCTCCACCTgtacctcccacctcactgcGGTCACTCTGTTCTATGGGACCATCACATTCATTTATGTGATGCCCAAGTCCAACTACTCCACTGACCAGAACAAGGTGTTGTCTGTATTCTACATGGTTGTAATCCCCATGTTAAATCCCCTCATCTACAGCCTCAGGAATAATGAGATTAAGGGGGCTCTGAAGAGATATCTtggtaacaaaatatttttttatgataACCTGTTTTGTACAACTCACTATAATGACAATCACCCAGTATGA